From the Hordeum vulgare subsp. vulgare chromosome 1H, MorexV3_pseudomolecules_assembly, whole genome shotgun sequence genome, the window tgtctctagtgcaagtgggagaccgttggaaatatgccctagaggcaataataaaatggttattatcatatttccttgttcatgataatcgtctattgttcatgctataattgtattaacaggaaacagtaatacatgtgtgaataaatagatcacaatgtgtccctagcaagcctctagttggctagctcgttgatcaatagatgatcatggtttcctgatcatgggcattagatgtcattgatagcgggatcacatcattgggagaatgatgtgatggacaagacccaattgtaagcatagcactagatcgtgttgttcgtatgctaaagcttttctaatgtaaagtgtattttccttcgaccgtgagattgtgcaactcccggataccgtatgagtgctttgggtgtatcaaacgtcacaacgtaactgggtgactataaaggtgcattacaggtacctctgaaagtatctgttgggttggtacgaatcgagatcgggatttgtcactccgtgtgaccgagaggtatctctgggcccactcggtagaacatcatcatgagctcaatgtgactaaggagttagtcacacgatgacgtgctacggaacgagtaaagagacttaccggtaacgagattgaacaaggtatatgaataccgacgatcgaatctcaggcaagttctataccgataggcaAAGgggattgtatacgggattgattgaatccttgtcatcgtggttcatccgatgagatcatcgtggaacgtgtgggagccaccatgggtatccagatcccgctcatggttattggccggagaacgtctcggtcatgtctgcatgcttcccgaacccgtagggtctacacacttaaggttcgatgacgctagggttatagggaaatgttatatgaggttaccgaaagttgttcggagtcccggatgagatcccggacgtcacgaggagctccggaatggttcggaggtaaaggttgatatataggatggatggttttggacaccggaaatgtttcgggcgtcaccggtagcgtaccgggaccaccgaaaatggtcccaagggtccaccgggaggggccaccaggcccaagaggtagcatgggccaaaagagggagggcaaccagcccaaagtgggctggttcaCCTCCCACAAGTGGCCCAAGGCgcgggagggagagaagggggggaaacggtggcgctggtgggcctaaggcccacctaaggggtgcgccaccccctaccCTAGccaccacacctcccatctggggggctgtcgcaccacctaggggggaaaccctaggggtggcaccccctcccctcctcctattaatacctaggggtttggggctgtttgaacacaccgtttcttctcccctcggcgcgcagccctgcccccctccttcctccttctctcgcggtgcttggcgaagccctgctgggagacctcgtctctccatcgacaccacgccgtcgtgctgccggagatcttccccaacctctccctcctccttgctggatcaaggtgcgggagacgtcatcgggctacacgtgtgttgaatgcggaggtgtcgtggttcgacactagatcagaatcacaccacgatctgaatcgccgtgagtacgactccatcaaccgtgttatagcaacgctttcgcttagcgatcttcaaaggtatgaagatgcactcacccctctctcgttgctggtctctccataggaagatctgaatatgcgtaggaatttttttgaatttatgctacgttccccaacagtgtaaGCATACAATTGCAGTTGAGGGCGACACTTGCAGTTGCAAGCCTAGTATCATACATGCAACTTCCCCTTCTATGTCGCTCCCttaaaaaacaaaaaaggctagtaATAATCGAGTGCGTAGGCATGCAATTACAATCAAGGGCAACGGTTGTAGTTGCAGGCCTATTATCTCACATgcaactccccccccccctctcatgCCATTCACTTACAAAAAAGGGTCAGTTGCAGTCGGGTGTGTAGGCATGCAATTGCAATCGAGGGAAAAACTTGAAGTTGCAAGCCTACTGTCAGGCATGCAATTGTACTTGAGCGTGACACTTGTAGTTGCAAGTCTATTGTTGGACATGCAATTCATCCTGTCTCCCACAAAAACACAAGACTAGTTGTAGTCGGTAGGGGACATGATGTTTCATTCGAAGGCATCACTTGCCGTTTCAAGCCTAGTACCATGCATGCACCTCCCATTCCCTCTCCTACCGCCCTTTACAACAAAATACCAATGGGATGCGTTCGGGGGTGACACTTTCGGCTGATGCTTAGCTCATACCTGCAATTTCATGCTTAGTGGAAGACACGAGTGAGTTGTTGTCACATGAAAGACATGCAACTGCGATCACATAAAAGACATGCAGTTGAAGTCAGCGCCGACATTTGCAATTGTGTGCTTAGTGATAGACATGCATGAGCTGGTCTTATGAAAGAAATTATGATCATATTTTAAAAagaggaacattttttaaaaactgaaaaagaactcGCAGTTTTTAAAAAAACAACAACTTTTCCTCCCACATATTTAAGGGAAATCCTAAGTGAGAGAAACCCTAGATCCTAAAGTgttaagtgattgagcatcatcgcAGAACTTGATCAAAGCATAACTTGAACttcttgaggattgtgcatcctctaaGCAGTTAGGAGTCGTTCAAGAGCACCCAAAGTGTGACAACAATAAGTAATATTTAAGTAATGAGCATTAATTAATACAGGATGGAACACCCTTTGCATACatggtgaacatttttcaaaCCCATGTTGAATAATTTTGAAATACAGGACAGACATTGTTAAATACAGGACAAACATTTATATGGACGGACAATTTTGTATCTCCATAATATCTTATCGCTGTtttaaacattttatgtttttattaaaatatactccctctttaaactaatataaaagcgtttagatcattaaaataatgatctaaacgtttttatattaatttacgAAGAGAGTATGAAATACTTcctcctttcctaaatataagtctttaaagaaattttattagtggactacatacggatgtatatagacatatgttagaatgtagattcactcattttgttccgtatgtagacttctagtgaaatatcttaaagactactccctctgtttctaaatataagacattttagatattgtattataaactacatacgaatgtatatagacatattttagagtataaattcattcattttgctccgtatgtagtctcctagtaaaatctttaaaatgtcttatatttaggaacggagggagtaattagtTTTGAGAGAGAAACCGGCAACCGGTAATTGGCCCGCGGCCCACTATTTGGCTGGGCGCGCCGAACGGGCCGAATAGTAAGTCTGTCGTATTTTGGCGCCCGCGAGGCGCCCGGTCCGGCTGAAATCCGTGGGCCCTGTTGGTATAAAAAAATCTATTGCTAGCACTGAAAACCCTCCTTCTCAAAAGataaataaaagaagaagaagcactgaAACCCTCACGGCGCGGTGAGGCGGCCGCGGCGGAAGGAGAGCTAGCGCCTAGCGCCGAGACCACCTCCTATTCGACGGTAAGGGCTCGCCGGCCGCGCGCTCCCCTTCGCTTAGCCGCGTGGACTGCTTCCAAGTTTCTGCTTTATTTCATTGCGAGGTTGACTAAGTACTGCTCTTTTCAGCCTGAGCTTAAGGATTCTCCATTGGAATGCCGTGGGCAATTCATTATGTATCCAGGCAGTCATCTGGGTGTGTATTTTCTCACCCGATTAAAGATTTTTGCACACCAAAAGTAAAACAGGGGGAGCATATTGCAAACAGGATACAGCTACCACGTTAAAAGGGGCCCCTTGCATCACAGAATTTCCTGAATCAGTACATTTATCTGGGATTCATTGCCCAGACCGGTGAAAAAAAAGGATGCCTCGGCTGATGTTTATTCCTGTATCTGTATGAATGGTATCTACCCCCGTTATGATTATCCTACTGCCTCATACAGGATCCTGGTTCTGATGGAGCTGTGCGGCCATATCCAGCCAGCGGTGCCGCGGCGACCCCTCTCTCATTCAGcaagcacctgaagtgtgccaatCTTGCAGTGACCGCCGTGGGGTTCTTCGCCAGCCTCTCAACCGGAGTCCACAGCCGCTCTTcaacaaaataaatgaatttGTGAGTCTCAAAGCAACATGAATGGAGAGGTAGCTTTTGCGGGTTTTATGCTATATGTTGACAATATTAAGTACtccaaaactaaaactaaacttcTTCAGAATTTAATATGATGGGAGTAGAATTTAATATCTTCAGAATTTATAAGATCACACATCTATTATGTTCCTTTGATTGCTTATAAAGTGATACACAACAAGTAACCAAAACTGGAATTTCTTCATTTATGTTGTCAGCGCTCGACTCAAAAGAGAGCATATTATTAATAGACTTGATGTATGTTCTCATGGATTTATAAAATGAAATTAAACTCTGTACGAAACATTTGTGCTCACAGTGTGAGTTGTGCCTCCCATTTCTCAATATCATGcagcatgtcacatgatttatgtAAAAGAACCCCATTTGGACAGAATggttcattgcaactcggttaaTATTAGTTCTGCTAGATGTACAGAGGACAGTTTGTCATTCTGACTATTGACTACGTATAGATGTTATACCAATTCAAGAAAAAACCGTTTCAAAAAGTGTAGATGCTATTGCCTAGTTTTAGATGATCAACCATAATACTGCTTCAAGTTATACTATGTTGTGTTGTGACATATAGATATCAAAAATCTTGTCACTATAACCTTGGCATGGCATAAATGCATGACAGATATCTGCTAAATATGTAAGATTTTCATATAATTAGAAGGTCAAGAGGATATTCTGCTTATTATACCTGCAGCTGCTGCAGCACGAGGCCAAATGGTTTGTTGAATGTCGGATGCATCTATGTGTTCGCCCCACATGCATACTTCTCCGCCAAGAATCAACTTCTGTTGTTCTGGGTTGTAGATATTTGTCAATGGTTCATTCATATAGAATCCTTCCCATGTAGCATCCAGGTGATCTAGGTACCACTTATCCTGGTTGCTGACAATGCATCTCAGACCAACAGAAACCACTTTCTCTGCAACTCCACCTCCAAGCCTGATAGTTAAGATAACAGAATATCAGTTCTAATTTCTGATGAACAAAGACTGGTTGTATTTCTTAATTAGGTGGAGAAACTACTAGCAGTGATTCCGCTTCTGAAACTCCATTGTCTTTTCTTATGAACATTAGCAATCTAATAACTCAAACAACCTTGTAGTATATTACATGCTGAACAGTAGTCATTGCAGGGTTACTGTCAGTAGTTTTGTTTATGAGAGGTGTCTATTCATGCGTCTAACAGTATATTAGATTTTCCTCATAAGGCCTAGCGTGTCTGTTGTGATTGACCTGATGGCAGAATCTGGCTGTgtgatttcatatattttttgtaCAAGGATGCTGGTAAATTAAAAATGTAACTGAACCCAATAGGCGGTTAGGGAATACCAGTTATGCACCACAGTTTTGCGGTCCAACTTGTCTCCAAAGTTGTTAAATGTTTCTTCCCTGCAAGCATGATGAAGTGTTTGTCAGCCAGTGGAAAGATTTGAATATGCAGAAACTAGCTGCTATACCGGTCGCCCTACCAGTTAATAATTTCGTAGCCATGTGAAATTGCAATCTTTTGAGCCCTCAGGACAAAATATCTGTAGGCATCAGACTCATTCATACCATGTTGAACCAACCTGCGCACCAGGAAAAAGACTTCCAAATGTCATCAAGGTATTAAGTTATCGCATCTTTATTTTTCCAAAACTCTCTAAAGGACATACCATGATTTAATGCGTGGTGTGGTAGTCCAGCAACCTGGAATCCATGGTAAAGAGTGAATAGGCTATTAATTTAGCATTTGTAGATTTTATGCGCTACTGCAAGACATCTGCAACTTACTTGTATCGACCTCGTCACCTCCCAAATGGACAAACTTGAACTTAAAAACCTTGCTAAAATCTGAATGGATAACAAAAAACAATGTTACCATCGTATTATGTTCTGTTTTGCAAATTGCTCAATATTTATTCAGGCCATTCAACCATTTTTTTTATGTCGCCAAGTTTAATATAAAATGTCAATTTTCTTCATTTTTGCAACAGGTGAGTATTTTAATTGGGTCTTTCAAAGTTAGCGAGTTGGTATGGTGCAAATCGAGCATCATTTATTTATAATTTGTGTATTACCTGAAAGAATTCCGTCGATCACTTTAAATGTGAATTCGCTGCTGACATCAAGCGGTTGTTGGCAGGTAGCTGATGGCCACAATGACGGATATCCAACACCCCTGAAGCAATAGAAATATACCAGATGCTGAATTTCAGGCAGGCTTGATGTTATATGTATTTTTTATACGTTGCACTTATAGTTAAATTCTACTATGTGGTTTCAAACAATAGTAGTGCTAGTATTCAGTACAACAAGAACAATTCTATTTGTGTCAGTTAAACTTGTAGTCCACGGAGCATATTCTAGAGGACAGTTTATAATGGCACAAATGCACAGGCGGCAGAAATCTCTTACCATGAGCCAGCATGGCCAGGGACATCAATCTCAGCCAAGACATTCACACCTCTTCTTTCAGCATATCTGCAAATTATTGATAAATCATCTTAACGTGGCAACTCAAACAGCGTAATGAAGTGATATCTACTGTGGATCACATCAACAACAGCTTTCTCAGGGTAAGTTAGCTGGTAGAAAATTATTGCTTATTTACTGGTCCCCTTTGCAATCTTGTGCGAAATTATTATTTtctcacaaaaaaagaaaaataaatgcatAGTTTTGCTACTCTCATATTTTGGTACTTCATAGTCTAGGTAATAACTGAAGAGAAGTAGATCCAATATGACGACAGAAGAAAAACTCACTGTACAATGTCGATCGCATCATTGATTGTATATTTTTCTGAATAAGAGTATGCACCATTCGATAATTTTGGGTATGAAGGTATTTCAAGAGGAAATGACTGCTCGTCCACGATGTGCCAATGAAGAACATTCTGCGTGGTGAAAGAGTAAACATATCATATGATGCAACTAAGGAGCATACATAGAAAGTCCATTTTGATGAAGGAAAGAAGTAGCCATTAGGATTAAAGAAattgttttttgtgtagaaagGTCAAACATACCAATTTACTGTAGGCCATTGAATCGATTACACTTTTGATTACCGGAACAGGAAGATAATGCCTTGCGGTATCTGCAACATACAATGCACAATTACTTCAATATCCAGAACTGTACTAATAGTGCAATGGTAAAAAATCAGGTATTTGTTCAAAACTTTAACATGAAAATCAAGGTTTTTACATGTGGTATTCATCTATGGAGCATATCATATATTGGAAGTGTAACACATGTTAACCAAACCTGATATTACTTGGGATGTTGGTTGACAGGAAAATGAATTAAAGACTGAAAATTGTGCACAAGCAGAAATAGATTGAGAAATTTCAGGAGGTGTAGAAACAAGACTTGTGAAGGTACTTACTGTTCGACAATACATAGGTGATTATAGGAACAAAAGGGCAGTTGGAACCAATGGAAGTGGAGCTATATTGACGAGTCTAATTCATAAGCTGTGTGACTCTGAAAGTCTGAATTGTGAAGACACTGTTTC encodes:
- the LOC123442922 gene encoding beta-hexosaminidase 3-like, which gives rise to MTAPALMRLVLALAVVGCCAARQAGGRVDLWPMPASVSRGARTLYVARDLKLTTAGTGYKDGKAILADAFRRMVAAIQLDHAINGSYDGLPVLAGVNVAVRSPDDELKFGVDESYRLTVPSTGSPLYARIEAQTVYGALHALETFSQLCYFDFILSVTGLHWAPWTIVDKPRFPYRGLLIDTARHYLPVPVIKSVIDSMAYSKLNVLHWHIVDEQSFPLEIPSYPKLSNGAYSYSEKYTINDAIDIVQYAERRGVNVLAEIDVPGHAGSWGVGYPSLWPSATCQQPLDVSSEFTFKVIDGILSDFSKVFKFKFVHLGGDEVDTSCWTTTPRIKSWLVQHGMNESDAYRYFVLRAQKIAISHGYEIINWEETFNNFGDKLDRKTVVHNWLGGGVAEKVVSVGLRCIVSNQDKWYLDHLDATWEGFYMNEPLTNIYNPEQQKLILGGEVCMWGEHIDASDIQQTIWPRAAAAAERLWTPVERLAKNPTAVTARLAHFRCLLNERGVAAAPLAGYGRTAPSEPGSCMRQ